A stretch of Primulina tabacum isolate GXHZ01 chromosome 13, ASM2559414v2, whole genome shotgun sequence DNA encodes these proteins:
- the LOC142521984 gene encoding uncharacterized protein LOC142521984, producing the protein MRLQNLGSNEECAKIKKKNSDWIANLGDEKIGEIGEQNDGYVTIDIPDELLIKDCNDSIAAIVESMYPSLDNNFNNNAYFQQRAILAPTLDVVQSINEYMISVNHLEGRLYLSSDTTCQSDRNVDLLNDLHTPEFLNGIRCSGVPNHELNLKVGTPVMLLRNIDHSLGLCNDTRLIVTRLGNHVLEGQILTGSNAGHKVLIPRMSLTPFDPRLAFKFQRRQYPLIISYAMTINKSQGQSLSHVGLFLKNPVFSHGQLYVVVVSRVTNPKGLKILICDSDGNLKKSTTNVVFKEVFQNL; encoded by the coding sequence ATGCGATTACAGAATTTAGGTTCTAATGAAGAATGtgctaaaataaaaaaaaaaaattcagattgGATCGCTAATTTAGGAGATGAAAAAATTGGAGAAATTGGAGAACAGAATGACGGTTATGTGACCATAGATATTCCTGATGAACTTTTGATCAAAGATTGCAATGATTCTATTGCAGCAATAGTTGAGAGTATGTATCCGTCTTTAGACAACAATTTCAACAATAATGCATATTTTCAGCAAAGAGCTATTTTGGCACCAACACTTGATGTCGTTCAGTCCATAAATGAATACATGATATCTGTAAACCATTTAGAAGGAAGGTTGTATTTAAGTTCTGATACGACGTGTCAGTCAGATAGAAATGTTGATCTGCTGAATGATTTGCATACCCCTGAATTCTTAAATGGAATAAGATGTTCTGGAGTACCGAATCACGAGTTAAATTTGAAGGTTGGAACTCCGGTTATGTTGCTGCGGAACATAGATCATTCTCTTGGATTATGCAATGACACTAGATTGATCGTCACAAGGCTCGGAAACCATGTTTTGGAAGGACAAATTCTAACTGGAAGTAATGCAGGTCATAAAGTGCTTATTCCAAGAATGTCATTGACGCCTTTTGATCCAAGACTTGCTTTTAAATTTCAACGAAGACAGTATCCTTTGATTATATCATACGCAATGACAATAAACAAAAGTCAGGGGCAATCATTGTCTCATGTAGGACTTTTTTTGAAGAACCCTGTTTTTAGTCATGGTCAGTTGTACGTTGTTGTTGTATCCAGAGTTACGAATCCtaagggtctaaaaattttgatatgtgATAGTGATGGCAACCTGAAAAAATCAACGACAAATGTTGTATTTAAGGaagtttttcaaaatttgtaa